CGTGGTCGTGGTATCGATGAACTACCGGCTCGGTATATTCGGCTTCACCGCCCATCCCTCGTTCGGATCGGATCATAACGGCGGGTACGGCCTCGAGGACCAGCGCGCCGCCCTGAGGTGGGTAAAGAAGAATATCGAGGTTTTCGGGGGAGATCCGGAGAATATTACCATTGCCGGAGAGTCCGCCGGTGCGGCGGGCGTATGCATGCACATCCTGGCGCCCGATGAGACGACCGGGCTTTTCCATAAGGCCATCATCCAGAGCGCCGGCTGCGTCACCCCTCTTCCCACTCTGGAGGAGGGAAAGAAGATCGGCCGGAAGGCTGCATCCCTGGTAGGGTGTGGCGACGAAAAGACGGCGCTCGCGTGCCTCAGGAAGAAGCCGGTAAAGGATCTCCTCGACGCGGCGTCAACCGTCGCAGGTTCGAGCATCGTGACCTTTATGCCCGTCACCGGGACCAGGACCGTCCCAATGCCCGGGGCCAGGGCGATCCCGGCGGGCAAATTCGTCCACGTGCCCGTATTGAGCGGCGGCACCAGGGACGAGCTCCGGCTCTACGTGGCCTACGCGGTCCAGGCCGGGCAATCCGTCACCAGGGACAATTATGCAGACCTTTTGAAACAGACCTACGGCGCCCACACCGACGCGGTGGCGCAGGAATATCCGCCCGGCGCCTTCACTTCGGCAGCCTCCGCCCTGGGCACGGTCTGGTCCGATTTCCGGCCCGATGTGGGGATCAATAACTGTATTTATCTCGAGACGGCCAAATTACTCAGGGAATCGGTCCCGGTGTATCAGTTCGTCTTTTCCGACCGGAATGCGCCGCCGGTCGCCCCTGATCCCGGGTTCGAAATGGGTGCGGTCCACTCATCGGAACTGCCCTACCAGTTCCCCCACTTCGACAATACGAGCAATCTCGCGGGTCCGGACCTCCCGGCGCCATCACAAAAACTCGCGGTTCAAATGATGGCATACTGGACGAGCTTCGCGAAAACAGGCAGACCGGCTGCCCCTGATTCGCCCGGGTGGGAAGTTTTCAATGCCGATAATAAGGTCATGAATCTGGAGCCGGGCAAGGTCGGCTATTTCAATGCCGGTGCAGCCCACCACTGCGGCTTCTGGAAGACCCTCTATCCGGATATCCTGACGAAGTAATGCCGAGGTTTGGCGCTGCGAAAGATTGATCTCGACGCGGCGAATGGGTACGCCGTAATATCCTTTTTCCCTCCATCTTCTATTCCTGTTGCCGGCAGAGAGTTGACGAAAAGTCTATTTTTCCCCCTCCTCTGAAATAATCAAAGACCGGGCCATTTACAATAATAATCCTATTTGGTACCATATTTCGAATATATGATAATGAAGAAGTCCGGCCTTTTTGCACTGACAGCTCTCATTCCGGCGTTCATGAGCACCCTCCTGATCGCCCTTTCCGGGTGTGCCCCTCCGGCAGGCCGAGATGAAATCAAGCTTGCCGCTATCTCCGCGAACGTTATGGGCCTCTTCTTCGTTGCCGATGGTCGTCGCCTTTTCGAGAAAAACGGTCTTTCGCCTGCACTGAAGGTCTATCAGTCGGGGCCCCTCGGCCTGAAGCATCTCGAAGAAGGTACGGCGGACGTGGCGACGGCTGCTGATTTCGCGTTCGTGGCACATAGCTTCAAAGCCTCGAATCTGCGCGTAATAGGTGCTATCGGTAAGGGCGGGGGCATGCAGATTATCGCGAGGCGGGGCAGGGGCATTGCGAAACCGGCCGATCTCCAGGGTAAAACGGTAGCCGTCCCGAAGGGCACCGTCGCCCAATTCTTTCTGGGCGCCTATTTGCAGCGCAACGGCATCCCCTATCAGAAGGTCCGGGCGGTCTATCTCCCTCCCGCCGAAGTGGTGGAGGCCATGAGGAAAGGCACGGCAACGGCCGCCTGTGTCTG
The DNA window shown above is from Syntrophorhabdaceae bacterium and carries:
- a CDS encoding carboxylesterase family protein — its product is MDRKMSIFMTLVLWVITMLLFCAETLGAQTGPDPAVVRTDKGLVRGLIHEGVREFKGIPYARPPVGELRWSTPKDATAWTGILDATKYKNACPQLKRYGIPEASYNEDCLHLNVTVPYSGKADLDRRRAVIVWLHGGAFVGGSSALYPLDYMAKSGDVVVVSMNYRLGIFGFTAHPSFGSDHNGGYGLEDQRAALRWVKKNIEVFGGDPENITIAGESAGAAGVCMHILAPDETTGLFHKAIIQSAGCVTPLPTLEEGKKIGRKAASLVGCGDEKTALACLRKKPVKDLLDAASTVAGSSIVTFMPVTGTRTVPMPGARAIPAGKFVHVPVLSGGTRDELRLYVAYAVQAGQSVTRDNYADLLKQTYGAHTDAVAQEYPPGAFTSAASALGTVWSDFRPDVGINNCIYLETAKLLRESVPVYQFVFSDRNAPPVAPDPGFEMGAVHSSELPYQFPHFDNTSNLAGPDLPAPSQKLAVQMMAYWTSFAKTGRPAAPDSPGWEVFNADNKVMNLEPGKVGYFNAGAAHHCGFWKTLYPDILTK
- a CDS encoding NrtA/SsuA/CpmA family ABC transporter substrate-binding protein, which codes for MKKSGLFALTALIPAFMSTLLIALSGCAPPAGRDEIKLAAISANVMGLFFVADGRRLFEKNGLSPALKVYQSGPLGLKHLEEGTADVATAADFAFVAHSFKASNLRVIGAIGKGGGMQIIARRGRGIAKPADLQGKTVAVPKGTVAQFFLGAYLQRNGIPYQKVRAVYLPPAEVVEAMRKGTATAACVWSPYIEEIRDILGKEAVFLQSHGRTDYYALLVTRDDVIRERPAVLEKLLKAMSDAEAFTKAHPEEAMGIIAKATGLTMDQVRRGWSENKYEVRMDQGLLALMEAEAHWMIRNNLTSKRKMPNFLDLIDVRAMKAVKPEAIGIIHRESDRH